The Longimicrobiales bacterium genome has a segment encoding these proteins:
- the coaBC gene encoding bifunctional phosphopantothenoylcysteine decarboxylase/phosphopantothenate--cysteine ligase CoaBC codes for MANLSLSPRRPWQDRRVVLGVTGGIAAYKSIQVARDLTRLGATVDVVLTSSAQKFVAPLSFEGVTGRTALTDMFSSEGAALHLRLGRDADVVCVAPATADFLSRAAHGRADDLICTTLLATRAPVVIAPAMNDRMFAHPQVQANIAHLRDHIGYQIVGPAEGALAVGEGEGPGRMLEPWQIEEHIGRALTSPGALDGRRVLITAGPTREAIDPVRYLGNRSSGRMGYAIAQAAWRRGAQVTLVSGPSSLEPPVGVDFVPVESALQMHDAVDGLIGSSDVNVFAAAVSDFRPVDPKNRKMKRSETGSDLSVDLVANPDITADSSASRRVGSFSVGFALETDDLVANARKKLSAKNLDLLVANDATDPGAGFEVATNRVTILSTESAPEALPLMSKEAVAEELLDRIAARLSEAP; via the coding sequence GTGGCGAACCTCTCGCTGTCGCCTCGACGCCCCTGGCAGGATCGGCGCGTCGTTCTGGGTGTGACCGGCGGGATCGCTGCGTATAAGTCTATTCAAGTAGCGCGGGACCTCACGCGACTTGGGGCGACGGTAGACGTCGTCCTCACGTCTTCGGCCCAGAAATTTGTGGCACCGCTCAGCTTTGAGGGTGTCACGGGGCGCACGGCGCTGACCGATATGTTCTCTTCGGAAGGCGCCGCTTTGCATCTCAGGTTGGGACGGGATGCCGATGTGGTATGTGTTGCGCCGGCTACCGCGGATTTTTTGTCCCGTGCGGCTCATGGCAGGGCGGACGACCTGATATGTACGACGCTCCTCGCTACCCGGGCACCGGTAGTCATCGCTCCCGCCATGAACGACCGCATGTTCGCCCACCCCCAGGTACAGGCCAATATCGCCCATCTCCGGGATCACATTGGGTACCAGATCGTGGGGCCGGCTGAGGGAGCTCTGGCGGTAGGCGAAGGTGAGGGTCCGGGGCGGATGTTAGAGCCGTGGCAGATCGAAGAGCACATTGGCAGGGCGCTCACGAGTCCAGGGGCGTTGGACGGCCGTAGAGTGCTGATCACCGCAGGCCCCACCCGGGAGGCCATCGACCCGGTTCGTTACCTCGGGAATCGCTCCTCGGGACGTATGGGGTATGCCATCGCACAGGCGGCGTGGCGTCGAGGTGCTCAGGTCACGCTCGTTTCGGGGCCGAGTTCGTTGGAGCCCCCAGTGGGGGTGGACTTCGTGCCGGTCGAATCGGCGCTCCAAATGCACGACGCCGTCGACGGACTCATCGGAAGTAGCGACGTCAATGTTTTCGCAGCTGCAGTCTCTGATTTCCGCCCCGTTGATCCCAAGAACCGGAAGATGAAGCGGAGCGAGACCGGTAGTGACCTGAGCGTGGATCTCGTGGCCAATCCGGATATCACGGCCGACTCAAGCGCGTCGCGAAGAGTGGGCAGCTTCTCAGTCGGCTTCGCCCTTGAGACCGATGACCTGGTTGCCAACGCCCGGAAAAAACTCTCGGCGAAGAACTTGGATCTGTTGGTTGCTAACGACGCCACCGATCCTGGGGCTGGCTTCGAGGTAGCGACAAATCGAGTCACGATCTTGTCCACCGAGTCCGCTCCTGAGGCTCTGCCCCTGATGTCAAAGGAAGCGGTTGCTGAGGAGTTGTTGGACCGCATCGCTGCTCGTCTGAGCGAGGCACCTTGA
- the gmk gene encoding guanylate kinase, producing the protein MSRAAPLVLAAPSGTGKTTLARRLVDTSERFVFSISATTRPAREGETSGVDYHFVDRPAFEAMIEDGALVEWATVHGHLYGTPRSQLDEAAARSEHVVLDIDVQGARQIRNTVANAKLIFVLPPSIEIMMERLKGRGTEDDQEVACRLRSALDELQAVPEFDYVVINDDLDCCVKEIESIVAGQDGAKAASVPLENIKVFRAGVARVLEQEYTHANG; encoded by the coding sequence GTGAGTCGGGCAGCACCACTTGTTCTCGCTGCCCCGAGCGGAACGGGCAAGACCACCCTCGCAAGGCGGCTTGTCGACACGTCAGAGCGTTTCGTATTCTCGATTTCGGCGACGACTCGGCCGGCTCGTGAAGGAGAGACGAGCGGGGTGGATTACCACTTCGTCGACAGACCAGCGTTCGAAGCGATGATCGAAGACGGGGCCTTGGTCGAATGGGCCACCGTACACGGCCATCTGTACGGCACTCCGCGCTCACAATTGGATGAAGCGGCCGCGCGAAGTGAGCACGTTGTGCTCGATATCGACGTGCAAGGCGCGCGTCAGATCCGAAACACCGTTGCCAACGCCAAGTTGATCTTCGTACTGCCGCCGTCCATCGAAATCATGATGGAACGGCTCAAGGGCCGAGGGACTGAGGACGATCAAGAGGTCGCTTGCCGACTACGTTCGGCGCTCGATGAGCTACAGGCTGTGCCCGAGTTCGACTACGTTGTCATCAACGACGATCTTGATTGCTGTGTAAAAGAGATCGAATCCATTGTTGCGGGACAGGACGGCGCTAAGGCCGCTTCGGTTCCGCTGGAGAATATCAAGGTCTTCCGGGCTGGTGTCGCTCGGGTCCTTGAGCAAGAGTATACACACGCAAACGGATGA
- a CDS encoding YicC family protein produces the protein MIRSMTGYGEAERESPAGRLRLEVKTVNHRYFNTSIKTPHGFDKFERDITEALKRYLSRGHISASMTLDRASSAEESAPKVDIERAKQIQAALEHMSAELGVPGEVDLSLMARFSEVFRAPEQDRTAGVEPEVVQQLAEAAALSVQSFREAEGERLAADLEGRMAAMSDALDKIEERAPQRLISERDRLREAVKELAEQTEVDEDRLAREIAYLAEKWDINEELVRFRSHIELFREALTGDASEPVGKRLGFLIQEMHREANTIGSKANDAEISQASVALKQEVERVREQVENVE, from the coding sequence ATGATCCGGAGTATGACCGGTTACGGTGAAGCCGAGCGGGAATCGCCCGCAGGTCGATTGAGGCTGGAAGTGAAGACGGTGAATCACCGCTACTTCAACACCAGCATCAAGACGCCCCACGGCTTCGACAAGTTCGAGCGGGACATCACTGAAGCGCTGAAGCGGTACCTGTCACGAGGGCACATCAGTGCTTCGATGACACTTGACCGAGCGTCATCCGCGGAGGAGTCAGCGCCCAAAGTCGACATCGAGCGTGCCAAGCAGATTCAAGCGGCCCTTGAGCACATGTCAGCTGAGCTTGGTGTGCCAGGTGAGGTCGATCTGTCCCTCATGGCCCGCTTCAGTGAAGTCTTCCGTGCTCCTGAGCAGGACCGTACTGCCGGCGTCGAGCCCGAGGTCGTCCAACAGCTTGCGGAAGCTGCGGCATTGTCGGTCCAGTCGTTTCGCGAAGCGGAAGGGGAGCGGCTCGCTGCGGACCTCGAAGGTCGGATGGCCGCCATGAGCGACGCGCTCGACAAGATCGAAGAGAGGGCGCCACAGCGGCTGATTTCGGAGCGGGACCGTCTCCGAGAAGCTGTGAAGGAGTTGGCGGAACAGACCGAGGTAGACGAGGACCGTCTTGCGCGGGAAATCGCCTACTTGGCAGAGAAGTGGGATATCAACGAAGAACTGGTCCGCTTTCGCTCTCATATTGAGCTCTTTCGAGAAGCGCTCACAGGCGACGCCTCAGAGCCCGTCGGAAAACGACTGGGTTTCCTCATCCAAGAGATGCATCGGGAGGCCAACACCATCGGATCGAAGGCGAACGACGCGGAGATCTCGCAGGCGTCCGTAGCGCTTAAGCAAGAAGTGGAGCGCGTCCGCGAACAAGTGGAGAACGTCGAGTGA
- a CDS encoding DNA-directed RNA polymerase subunit omega encodes MRVFTPDEVAAGNDSKYLGVLVAAKYARELNTLPADAMPLGEEKKLTTRALDALTSGQIEFRLVKRRLKDDVAL; translated from the coding sequence ATGAGGGTTTTTACCCCCGATGAGGTGGCAGCCGGCAACGACAGCAAGTATCTCGGTGTGCTTGTGGCCGCCAAGTACGCACGTGAACTCAACACGCTTCCGGCTGACGCGATGCCGCTCGGCGAAGAAAAGAAGCTCACTACGCGTGCACTCGACGCGCTGACCTCCGGCCAGATCGAGTTCCGGCTCGTCAAGCGCCGTCTCAAGGATGACGTAGCGCTTTAA